In Zingiber officinale cultivar Zhangliang chromosome 1A, Zo_v1.1, whole genome shotgun sequence, the DNA window AATTGAAAAACATAAttcaatatttaaaataattagcaTCCTACTtttcgataaaaaaaaaaattaattcatgttcACATCGAATAAGGAGAAGAAAGACCGAGAGGGGAGAAAGACATTCTCTGAAAGTATTATCGGCGATTgaagaaataataaaatagtttataacatattattataaaaaataatttaattggaAAGGACAGAGTGATTTTAGGTTTATATATTAGTATAACATAAGGGTGAAATTAGACAACTCCTATCAACAAGCTATTATAACAGACTTTCCTTcatacaaaattaatttaatattttatatcatatattaaactgataagaacaaatattacaCTTAATCTTTAATCAAAAGGTCGCTCATAAATTTGGTAAGGGTACATCAGACCCATGTAATAGTGTAATGTTAAGGTGACATTTgacaaaatagaaaaaaaaacataaaaaaatttaagaaacataaaaaaaaatagaaaaaattaaaaaaacataaaaaaattcaaaacataaaaaaaataaaaaaaaactttaaaaaattaaaaaaaaatgaaaagaaataaaaaaaacacataaaaataaaaaaaacacataaaaataaaaaaaaacttgaaaaagaaaaaaataaaaaaacgtagaggttaaaaaataataatatatatgattgattttatattaaaatattaaattagattatttattaaaatatttaaataaataaaattttattatattaatcaaataatatttgattatattttatttttcataaccttaattacataattatttgataattatataattaaaatttttgtacttGATTTCTATATTATTGTAAAAGATTATTAATTTCCCgtataattaataatatttttaaaaaatttgtattatttttacaaaattatataTGAATCTATGGGTATTAGTCGACTCTAATTTTTTAAACGGTGAAATCTGATAAATTTAACGAAATTTACACACTTTGATGGTTTTTAACCTATTAGGGTTTTATCCTACATAATTTTAGTATACTGGACAAAAATTATATACTaactttttttatttgttttatccGAAAAAAACAATTTAAGAAAAATGAGCGGACGAGACGCAAAGATTCCCCAATCGGGCACCTGTCGATTTTCTAATATTTAAGTTCATAAAAAAACAGATAAATAAAGTTGCAAAAGAATATATTTCAATCGATTGTGCACGGCACTTTCGGATTCTTCGGTCACGTCGCCACTCACCTCctactttctttcttttttctgaTTTTAATCCCCCAAAAATGTCACTTCGATACCTGCAATTGCCCGACTCGTCCCTTCCTCGAAGACGAAAGGGGAAACGAATCTGTGGGTTGCGTAGTTAGCTCGAACGCATAATGTGTATATCTAGCAGAGTGGCTCCCCGTTTCTTCCATCGTCGTCGTCTCTGGATAGCAGAATGGAGCAGTCCTTCATCATGATCAAGCCCGACGGCGTGCAACGCGGCCTGGTATATCCAATTCCAAGCGTTTTGATTTGTTTTTCGTGTTCTTAAGCTCGATCGGCACATCATCCATCTCTCATAATTCGTGATTGATTTAGGTTGGAGAGATCATTAGCCGTTTCGAAAAGAAGGGTTTCTACTTGAAAGGTACGGCTTCTGGCTCCTCTGTTGACACTTTTTgtgaagaaaaattaatttttgtttgtgtgtgtgtgtgtgtgcgcgcgcgcCATTTGATTAGGGGTGAAGTTGTTGAGCGTGGAGCGCTCCTTTGCGGAGAAGCACTACGCCGACCTCTCTGCGAGACCGTTCTTCCCTGCGTTGGTGGACTACATCATATCCGGCCCAGTGGTTGCCATGGTGTGGGAAGGGAAGAATGTGGTGCTCACCGGACGCAAGATCATCGGAGCCACGAACCCCTCGGACTCCGCCCCCGGCACCATACGTGGTGATTTCGCGATCGAGATGGGCAGGTGATTCTTTTTTTTCCTCTCGCTGTTTGAAATATTATGAGCGAAGCTATAATTATTTGAAGAGAATGCATCAGGTTTAGCAACACCAAAAAAAACATACTAAAATTTCACCTGCCAATTGGAATCATGTGCTAATGCTCTGCTTTCCTTTTTCCTAGCTGGAGAGAATTATTTGAGTGTTACAGTAGATTCATACTGGATGGGATTGCAAATAAGCCAATTTTTCCTTGGATTCTCAACTCATTCATTGTCATATTTTTTCTATTTCATTATTACCTGTGTATTCTTTTGATCCATTGAATAGCCAAATCGTAATTGAACACTGCTGTGTAAATTAACATCAACTATTACCTTGTTAGTTTTGCTTAAAAAAAACATTCTTTGTGAGTTTTTACTTTGCAGCCAATAAATATCAATTTGTTAGATAACAGACCTAGGCAACATAAATCATTTATTGCACTTGGGTTCTTTTCTGATAACCTAAGTTTCTTCTGTTTGTTTCTTCAATCATTCTCTTTCTAGGACTAGGTTATTTCCTAGATATTCTCTTTTTCTATGTTTTTGCTCTTCAAAATGTTACCTGACTTGAATACGAGGTGGATGGTAGATTGTAATTGTGGCTGCAGATCGAATTGTACACTAATGAATTGGTTCATCTCAGTGATAGATAGATGACACAACTTAGTCACTATCatgtaaaatataaataatacaatTTGATTTAACAGTTGGAAATTTGATAGGATTACCAATCCAATCCAAGCTTATAGATTTTAAATGTATAAAGTGCTTATCTACTTTTATTTGAATACTGAGATTCCTTTGCTTTTTTATCTTCATGATATTTTATAGAGAGATAAGACAAACCAAATCCATAAGAGGTAGGACTAGATGCCATATTAGCGGCTACCTgctgcttttctaagcattggcaAGATGTCTATCTTATTACTTATTGCATTCGGACTAAAGATATTACTATATGGATCATAGGAGTTGCACAGGTCATGACTCATGAAGAgtatttctattacttttttccccTCGTCATTGTGGTTTATCATTTTCAAAAGGTGCATTATGCTGCCATTGTTTGGTAGTGCTGGTCAGAAACCAATCAAGATAGAGATTGCCTTTGTTTGGTTCTCCATTTCTTCCCCTACCTGGATTTGTTCTATATGCAACCGCCTATTCAATTCCACTTCAGATTTTTGTTGATCTATTTGAAACTTCACTCTGCCTAAACCCAACTTGGTTATATAGTTGCCTATACCAACTTGCTTCCGATTGTTGTTAATATATCCAAGCTAACCAAAATATTGTTGATGGATGGCCAAATCCAGTGTTAAAATCCAAATCCAGTCACACTTGTACGTAAGATTGTCATGGTGAAAATTACAATAGAATATTGAAGTCTGCTAAATTTAAGAATCTATACTGGACCTCAGTTTGGAACTTGACCAAAGACATCAAAAAGAGCTCAGTCAAGTTGTTTTAGGAGTGGGGTGGTGGCCTGAACTTAGGTGAATTGAGATCAGCTTGGGTAGTAGATCAGGAGTTCAAGCAAGGTAAATGTGTGGAGTTGGTCTTTGTAGTTGGAATTCATGCACGGCACGCACACAATAGTCCAGCTAGTTTCCCACAGATCAGTTATTGTTCACATCTGTTGGATTCCGTATTGCATGTGTCACTTATCAGATGGTTAATAAAATTAGTGGGTAATTTCACCTGCATTAGATATCTAATTATAAATAATTGGGATGGGTGCATGCATATATTTGAAAATAACTAATTCCGTGATTAAGTGATCAATGCCCCCAAAAGCTTAAACTgtttgaaaaaaaacaaaaggcaTTTTGGAAACCAAATTAGGATCCAAGTCAAGaaatcatgcttggactatagaccAATTGAGCGGAGTGAGTTGATAAAAAGGAATTAACTTGGAAAAGCAGCAGCTGTGGGATTTCAACTCAGTGTTGTTCGCATATCATTTGAGATATGCAAGTTTAAACTATTATGGTAGGACTCATTTTATGTCTTCTTTTGAAGTTCAACACCTGAAAATCATGGACAGTTATATAGCACAGATGTCTATCCTAAATGGAGATGTCTCCCTAATTAATTGCATTGGATTTATAAAAAATCATCTGACATAAATGATCTGCTTTTTCTCAGGAATGTCATTCATGGGAGTGACTCCATTGAGAGTGCCTGGAAGGAGATTGCTTTGTGGTTTCCTGAAGGCATAGCTGAATGGAAGAGCAACCTCCACCCCTGGATCTATGAGCAGAAATAAGAGAAGCACTTCTCTAGATTATCCACTACAATCTTGCCATAACTTAAGTTTTGAGTTCTCTTATTTCCAATGTGAGTGGGTTATCGCTCCGTTAGCTCTTGTTTGGTTGCTTGTGCTATACAAAAGAGGCATTGAGAATGCCTTTGCTATGGCAAATGAATAAATTATTGCATTTGGCTTGCATGTTCAAGCTCTTCGTGTTCGTAGAATTTCCTCCACTACTATGCACTGGTACACTGAGAATTTGAGTTTTCTCTGCAACGATTAAGTCAACTTGTGCTGTGTACGAATCTGCTTCTAAATAATATAATTACGACTATATATATATCTGGCATACCGAGAAATGTCTCATGATAGTTCTATCAACAGCATTGCCATTATTCATCCACTGCGTTATTTTATTTGTGTATTATATAAATATACCATTCGATATGAATCAAGATCCTCTATTCTAGCTTGTGCTTTGCTTACAAAGTTCAATGGTGTTTAGAAGGGGTGGTGAACTATTTGAGTttttgttctattttttcttAAATCATTCTGTCACTTTTGTCTACTCATCTTCTTATGCTATGCTTAATTCATCTTCCTGTAGCTTAATTGACCGTACTTCACATCACCTTATCGTTATTCAAATACTTTGTTCATTGCCCCTTGGGCATCATACACCAGCAAAGTGTCTGCTGTGTCTTCTTAATTTCTCAAGTATCTATGGGTttaatctcagcttaaattattaATGATTGACCAGAATGCTGAAATGTACGGATGAATTTTATCTAAAcggataaatttttcttaataaatAATTGACCTAAATACACTAGAATGAAtggataaatttttcttaattaatggCTAACCTAAGAATGTTAGATTGATGGATccgttaaaatatttttttgatttatcttgataatcaataattttttttttttttttataaaactagtTCAATTATCTAGTATTAGTGGACGTGAACTAAATATCCAACTAAAAAAATAGTACTTTGTACATTTCATTATTCATCACTCACCAGATATAACATCACTCTTTGATACTCACTAAACCTCGTATGAAAACCATGAAGATAATGGAAGGCATAACATTTAAGTTATTCAAAACGAACGAATTCAGTTAATAACAATTCCTCCCAAATTAGAAGTTAGATCAAGCTTAGGTTGAGTTCAAAATTACTTCTAATAAATTAGACCATTgttcaaaaacaaagaaaaaaaaagtcttCATAAACCCTATTCCCTATTGAAGCAAATTCAAAACATGAATTAAATCCATTAGGAGTTTGATTTCAAATATTTGTTTGCATTTTGCTCTAACTAAAGACCAAAACTATCTACaaacaaaagaataaaaagaACAATAATCAAACTAAACTTTATACCACTAGATGGGATCAagtaaaaagaagaaaaaaaaaagtaaaattatgATATTTATCAATCACCTTGTTTGAAAGAGAACCATACCTCAAGCATGGATCTACAACATTTTCACAGTAAGGAAATGGCTATTCTCAATGCAAATGAAGCATAAAACAAGAAAAATAACCAAAGTGAATCAACTTGCTCACGCTCAATTTAAAATTCCATCCTCAATCAAATGCGTCTAACAAGAAGTTTATATGAAGGTAAATCCTCAATTCGATTCAAATCCTTCACAAGCAACTCCTGCTCCAGCTGACCAAGTGTTGACTTCATTACCGTCTGAAAAAAAAGGCAGGAGTTGTGGAAAAAGGACAATATCATTATTATATTAAGATGGTTCTTAAAAAGCTTTTCAATCCGTGGAATGAATTGAACTTAAAAGGCctaaatagagagattttaatcttcaGGAGGCCATGTCCATGGTGGGTCAAATTTTGAAAGcaactccaattttcaaactCAAACTTTTGAAGATCCAATCACGTACCTTGAAGTCCATGTATGACGCATGCATATTAAGCCATTGCTGATCCATCAACTTGAAAGTTATGCAATACAACATGTCAAATGCCTTTAAGTTCTCTGTTGGAAAAACGAAAACAAGATAACTCTTTTAAGTCGATTAACATCAAACCTCCAAAAAGAACTTATATACAATACATATTTTTTGACAAAATGTAGAATAAAGGTCTGCAAAAAAATTATGTAATATACTATGTTGAGTGTCAAAATTTTAGTATTGCTTTTGATCAACAGTTGGTTGCATCAATGAACTGTTTGTTATCACAACACTGAATTACCGCAGCAGGTCAAGGCCATATACTCAGCAATAAACTGGATTATTATTGATTGCTGAAAGAATTGCAGTAGAAACTACACAGCAATTGAATACAAATACAAGCGTGCAAACATACCTGAAAGTAGCTTTAAGAAAATAGCTCCAACAAATGATCTGGGTCTGGCTGCAGTCATTACAACACTTCTTTTTAGTGGCACTGGTAGAACTTTATTGCATCCAAATGCAAAGAAAAGTATTAAACTATACTAGATAATTAAAATAAGTCATTCATAACATTCTAATTTAACCTAGTTAATTAGCTTAGCTAAAAGATCAATGAATTCATGTTTAGTAAGAATTAAAGTACAAACCAAGTCGAAGATCAAGCATTTCTATGAGCATGAATGTGATATTGACACCAGCTACTGCAAAAGGGTATTCCCATAGAGATCGCTCCCCATTCTGTTTTTCAAGCAGGTCCTTAAAGGATTTCTGCATGTGTAAATCACAAG includes these proteins:
- the LOC122038431 gene encoding nucleoside diphosphate kinase B-like — its product is MEQSFIMIKPDGVQRGLVGEIISRFEKKGFYLKGVKLLSVERSFAEKHYADLSARPFFPALVDYIISGPVVAMVWEGKNVVLTGRKIIGATNPSDSAPGTIRGDFAIEMGRNVIHGSDSIESAWKEIALWFPEGIAEWKSNLHPWIYEQK